Proteins encoded in a region of the Rutidosis leptorrhynchoides isolate AG116_Rl617_1_P2 chromosome 9, CSIRO_AGI_Rlap_v1, whole genome shotgun sequence genome:
- the LOC139867441 gene encoding transcription factor bHLH110-like, producing MDSSNFNQHEQHQLVELSSFLWSQNPILNGSNNNITSTNLSPIFNNSTNSIIQDFGSPYNGMGYPIENFVTQKLQRLAHIKDEFSVAESYPKFLELLNCSPTSSIENLQLHANYTNYMKNDHHQPQISYSNNNQIHQKSINGTFSQIHPTISIASLNQSTSSSSSSSSSSSSSSSISSISFDINCLPALDHFGSPRFNESFSHHDSSLNAHNLHGVSYGYNRTHQPNQSTDQSAKRSASKYIETKKTQRPALQKKLKTEPRSSSAPFQVRKEKLGDRIAAIQQLVAPFGKTDTASVLMEAIGYIKFLQTQVETLSVPYMKSTNKTGGLSSQEGWMEDGSKEAKRDLRSRGLCLVPLSYFSYVSDGGEGIWSTS from the exons ATGGACTCTTCAAATTTTAATCAACATGAACAACATCAACTTGTGGAACTTTCTTCTTTTTTATGGTCTCAAAATCCCATCTT GAACGGATCGAATAACAACATAACCTCGACAAATCTATCACCTATCTTTAATAATAGTACGAATTCCATTATTCAAGATTTTGGATCGCCTTACAACGGTATGGGATATCCAATAGAGAACTTTGTGACTCAAAAATTGCAACGTCTTGCACATATCAAGGACGAGTTTTCGGTTGCAGAATCATATCCAAAGTTCCTAGAACTTTTGAACTGCAGCCCAACATCGAGCATCGAAAATTTACAGTTACACGCTAATTATACTAATTACATGAAGAATGATCATCATCAACCACAAATTAGCTACTCAAACAATAATCAGATTCATCAAAAGAGTATTAATGGAACATTTAGTCAGATTCATCCAACTATAAGTATTGCAAGTTTGAATCAATCtacctcatcatcatcgtcgtcatcatcatcatcttcatcgtcttCTTCAATTTCGTCCATCTCTTTTGATATAAACTGCTTACCAGCTCTAGATCACTTTGGCTCTCCTAGATTTAATGAGAGTTTTAGCCATCATGATTCGTCGCTAAATGCCCATAATCTTCACGGTGTTTCGTATGGTTATAATCGTACGCATCAACCGAATCAAAGTACAGATCAATCAGCAAAGAGATCAGCTAGCAAATATATAGAAACAAAGAAGACTCAACGACCCGCGCTACAGAAGAAATTAAAAACGGAACCACGCTCATCGTCTGCACCATTTCAG GTGAGAAAGGAGAAATTAGGGGACAGAATTGCAGCTATTCAGCAACTGGTGGCACCTTTTGGAAAA ACTGATACAGCTTCGGTGTTAATGGAGGCTATTGGTTATATCAAATTTCTTCAGACCCAAGTTGAG ACACTAAGTGTGCCATACATGAAGTCAACAAACAAGACTGGTGGACTATCATCACAAGAG GGATGGATGGAGGATGGAAGTAAAGAGGCAAAGAGAGACCTCAGAAGTCGAGGATTGTGTTTGGTGCCATTATCATACTTTTCATACGTTTCAGATGGAGGTGAAGGCATATGGTCGACGTCCTAG